A single genomic interval of Bacillus smithii harbors:
- a CDS encoding PTS transporter subunit EIIC: MTKEEQIAKKILQYTGGKENIRKLAHCMTRVRLELKNEEKADIEALRQIEGVMGVVDDGTLQIIVGPGTVNKVADAISRSTGIKIGEETAEPDELTFEERAALKKANIKSKNQTPFKNFLRKIGNIFIPLIPGLVASGIINGAANFAKNVGVDDKTTWMQILLLVGSCIFTYLAVLVGWNTAKEFNGTPVLGAIAGMLLFNPGLAEIHIYGDALIPGRGGLFGVIFAAWLMTVVEKQIRKIMPNSIDIIFTPLITVLIVSILSLYAIQPVAGVVADGITTGIKAILDVGGVIAGAILAGFFLPLVMLGLHQGLTPIHLELIHATGSTPLLPVLAMAGAGQVGAAIAIFVKTKNKKLRSIIKGGLPAGFLGIGEPLLYGVTLPLGRPFVTACLGAAVGGAFQAFMKTAASAIGVSGLSLTPLIVDNKYFYYLIGIVIAYACGFIFTYLFGYKEEMSENIK, encoded by the coding sequence ATGACAAAAGAAGAACAGATTGCAAAGAAGATTCTCCAATACACGGGCGGTAAAGAGAATATCCGCAAATTGGCACACTGTATGACGAGAGTACGTCTTGAATTGAAAAACGAAGAAAAAGCGGATATAGAGGCATTACGGCAAATAGAAGGCGTCATGGGGGTCGTGGATGACGGCACTTTACAAATTATTGTAGGTCCGGGAACCGTTAATAAAGTAGCCGATGCCATTAGCCGTTCGACAGGGATTAAAATAGGAGAAGAAACGGCGGAACCAGATGAATTGACTTTTGAGGAAAGAGCTGCACTTAAAAAAGCCAATATAAAATCGAAAAATCAGACGCCTTTTAAAAATTTCTTGAGGAAAATAGGGAATATTTTTATACCTTTAATCCCTGGTCTTGTAGCTTCAGGGATTATCAATGGAGCAGCGAACTTTGCAAAAAATGTTGGTGTAGATGACAAGACGACTTGGATGCAAATTTTATTGCTAGTTGGTAGTTGTATTTTTACGTATTTAGCTGTTTTAGTAGGTTGGAATACGGCAAAGGAATTTAATGGCACTCCGGTTCTTGGAGCCATTGCCGGCATGCTGTTGTTTAATCCGGGTCTTGCTGAAATTCATATTTATGGAGATGCTCTTATCCCTGGGCGAGGCGGTTTATTCGGAGTCATTTTTGCTGCTTGGTTGATGACGGTTGTAGAAAAACAAATCAGAAAGATCATGCCGAATTCAATTGATATTATTTTTACTCCACTGATTACGGTATTGATCGTTAGTATTTTAAGTCTTTATGCGATACAACCTGTTGCAGGAGTCGTGGCCGATGGCATCACGACCGGAATCAAAGCTATCTTAGATGTCGGTGGCGTTATAGCGGGTGCGATATTAGCCGGATTCTTCTTGCCGCTTGTCATGCTTGGATTGCATCAAGGATTAACGCCTATTCATCTTGAATTAATTCATGCTACAGGGAGCACCCCGTTATTGCCTGTTTTAGCAATGGCAGGCGCCGGTCAAGTTGGTGCTGCGATTGCCATATTTGTCAAAACTAAAAATAAAAAATTAAGAAGTATTATTAAAGGGGGATTACCTGCAGGCTTTCTTGGAATAGGGGAACCGTTATTGTATGGAGTTACTTTGCCGTTGGGAAGACCGTTTGTTACTGCTTGTTTAGGCGCGGCGGTTGGCGGGGCCTTTCAAGCTTTTATGAAAACAGCTGCTTCTGCTATAGGAGTGTCAGGTTTGTCCCTTACACCACTTATTGTTGATAATAAATATTTTTATTATCTAATAGGCATTGTGATCGCTTATGCATGTGGCTTTATTTTCACTTACCTATTTGGTTATAAAGAAGAAATGTCGGAAAACATAAAATAA